In the genome of Rhodoferax sp. BAB1, one region contains:
- the rpmA gene encoding 50S ribosomal protein L27, whose product MAQKKGGGSTRNGRDSQPKMLGVKAFGGQQVSAGSIIVRQRGTKFHPGTNVGIGKDHTLFALVDGQVSFAIKGELNKHTVNITAA is encoded by the coding sequence ATGGCACAGAAAAAAGGCGGCGGCTCTACGCGAAACGGGCGCGATTCGCAGCCCAAGATGCTCGGCGTGAAGGCCTTCGGTGGCCAGCAGGTCAGCGCCGGTTCCATCATCGTGCGCCAGCGTGGCACCAAGTTCCATCCCGGCACCAATGTCGGCATCGGCAAGGACCACACCCTGTTTGCACTGGTCGACGGCCAGGTGTCGTTTGCCATCAAGGGCGAACTCAACAAGCACACGGTGAACATCACCGCTGCTTGA
- the cgtA gene encoding Obg family GTPase CgtA: MKFVDEAFIDIAAGDGGNGCVSFRHEKYKEFGGPNGGDGGRGGHVFAVADPNLNTLVDFRFTRRFDARRGQHGMGSDMFGAAGEDITLKMPVGTIITDAETGEVLYELLTPGEVITIAKGGDGGFGNMRFKSAINRAPRQKTPGWPGEKKNLKLELKVLADVGLLGLPNAGKSTLITAISNARPRIADYPFTTLHPNLGVVRVGPEQSFVVADLPGLIEGASEGAGLGHLFLRHLQRTRLLLHVVDLAPFDDNADPVAQAKGIVAELKKYDAGLYEKPRWLVLNKLDMIPLDEREARVNDFIKRMKYKGPVFQISALTHEGCDHLVKTVYKQVKIQQVAEQPPVAEVDPRFKDMPDES, from the coding sequence ATGAAGTTCGTTGACGAAGCCTTTATCGACATCGCCGCCGGCGATGGGGGGAACGGCTGCGTCTCGTTCCGGCATGAGAAGTACAAGGAGTTTGGCGGCCCCAACGGCGGCGATGGTGGCCGTGGTGGTCACGTCTTTGCGGTGGCCGACCCCAACCTCAACACCCTGGTGGATTTCCGCTTTACCCGTCGTTTCGATGCCAGGCGCGGTCAGCACGGCATGGGCTCGGATATGTTCGGCGCCGCCGGCGAGGACATCACGCTCAAGATGCCCGTGGGCACCATCATCACCGACGCCGAGACCGGTGAGGTGCTCTACGAGCTGCTGACGCCGGGCGAGGTCATCACCATCGCCAAGGGCGGCGACGGCGGCTTCGGCAACATGCGCTTCAAGAGCGCCATCAACCGTGCCCCGCGCCAGAAGACGCCGGGCTGGCCGGGTGAGAAGAAGAACCTCAAGCTTGAGCTCAAGGTGCTGGCCGACGTCGGCCTGCTGGGCCTGCCCAATGCCGGCAAGTCCACCCTGATCACGGCCATCTCCAACGCCCGTCCGCGCATTGCCGACTACCCCTTCACGACCCTGCACCCGAATCTGGGCGTGGTGCGCGTCGGCCCCGAGCAGAGTTTCGTGGTGGCCGACCTGCCGGGCCTGATCGAGGGGGCGTCCGAAGGCGCCGGCCTCGGTCACCTGTTCCTGCGCCATCTGCAACGCACCCGTCTGCTGCTGCATGTGGTGGACCTCGCGCCCTTCGACGACAACGCCGACCCGGTGGCCCAGGCCAAGGGCATCGTGGCCGAGCTCAAGAAGTACGACGCGGGGCTGTACGAGAAGCCGCGCTGGCTGGTGCTCAACAAGCTGGACATGATCCCGCTCGACGAGCGCGAGGCTCGCGTCAACGATTTCATCAAGCGCATGAAGTACAAAGGTCCGGTGTTCCAGATCTCGGCGCTCACGCACGAAGGTTGCGACCACCTGGTCAAGACTGTCTACAAGCAGGTCAAGATCCAGCAGGTGGCCGAGCAGCCCCCCGTGGCCGAGGTCGATCCACGCTTCAAGGACATGCCGGACGAATCGTGA
- a CDS encoding hemolysin family protein, protein MSLTQSLLVIALLIAVSAFFSMAEMSLAASRRLRLRQLADEGDARAETVLRIQEQPGHYFTVVQIGQNAVAILGGIVGEGAFSPLLGRLLQAWLPAPAAGTTGFVLSFALVTSLFIVFSDLFPKRLAMAEPERLALRLNGAMRLCMRVFKPVVWVYSRTTDALFRLLGLSTQRDDRVTSDDILALAEAGAQAGVLARDEQQVIANVFELDTRTVSSAMTARDRIAWFDKQDSDAIVRARITAEPFSTYPVCDGNIDHVIGYVDAKDLFQRVMKNQPIRLDDPALLHKAVVVPDRLTLTEVLAQFRQAHEDFAVIVNEYSLVVGVVTLNDVMSTVMGDLVAPTDEEMIVLREEGSWLIDGMTPMTDVQRALGLETLPHAEDYETLAGFLMVMLRRVPRRTDRVLWEGYSFEVMDVDSYRIDQVMVTRLPARAG, encoded by the coding sequence ATGAGTCTCACGCAAAGCCTCCTTGTCATCGCCCTGCTGATCGCCGTCAGCGCCTTTTTCTCCATGGCGGAAATGTCGCTGGCCGCCTCGCGCCGCCTGCGCCTGCGCCAGCTGGCCGACGAGGGGGACGCACGCGCCGAAACGGTGCTGCGCATCCAGGAGCAGCCGGGGCATTACTTCACGGTGGTGCAGATCGGCCAGAACGCGGTAGCCATCCTGGGCGGCATCGTGGGCGAAGGCGCGTTCAGCCCGCTGCTGGGCCGGCTGCTGCAGGCCTGGCTGCCGGCCCCGGCCGCCGGGACCACGGGTTTCGTGCTGTCCTTTGCGCTGGTGACCTCGCTCTTCATCGTCTTCTCCGACCTCTTTCCCAAACGCCTGGCCATGGCCGAGCCCGAGCGGCTGGCCCTGCGCCTGAACGGTGCCATGCGCCTGTGCATGCGCGTCTTCAAGCCGGTGGTCTGGGTCTACAGCCGCACCACGGATGCGCTGTTCCGCCTGCTGGGCCTGTCGACCCAGCGCGACGACCGCGTCACCTCCGACGACATCCTGGCCCTGGCCGAGGCCGGCGCGCAGGCCGGCGTGCTGGCGCGCGACGAGCAGCAGGTGATTGCCAACGTCTTCGAGCTCGACACCCGCACCGTGAGCAGCGCCATGACGGCGCGCGACCGCATCGCCTGGTTCGACAAGCAGGACAGCGACGCCATCGTGCGCGCCCGCATCACGGCCGAGCCCTTTTCCACCTACCCGGTGTGCGACGGCAACATCGACCACGTGATCGGCTACGTGGACGCCAAGGACCTGTTCCAGCGGGTCATGAAAAACCAGCCCATCCGCCTGGACGACCCGGCCCTGCTGCACAAGGCCGTGGTGGTGCCTGACCGGCTGACGCTGACCGAGGTACTGGCGCAGTTCCGCCAGGCGCACGAGGACTTTGCCGTCATCGTCAACGAATACAGCCTGGTGGTGGGCGTGGTCACGCTGAACGACGTGATGAGCACGGTGATGGGCGACCTGGTGGCGCCGACCGACGAGGAAATGATCGTGTTACGCGAGGAAGGCTCCTGGCTGATCGACGGCATGACCCCCATGACCGACGTGCAGCGCGCGCTGGGCCTGGAAACACTGCCGCACGCCGAGGACTACGAGACCCTGGCCGGCTTCCTGATGGTGATGCTGCGTCGTGTGCCGCGCCGAACCGACCGCGTGTTGTGGGAGGGTTACAGCTTCGAGGTCATGGATGTGGACAGCTACCGCATCGACCAGGTCATGGTGACGCGGCTGCCCGCCAGGGCCGGCTAA
- a CDS encoding transglycosylase SLT domain-containing protein gives MQRRAGLQALLAAAGLLLLPSRARAGSQIEEPLADSVRTALSAAIANTAPPVPEFTDTETRLAYLRWLGAMSDRLKGKKPDWPDRRDFLQTVWYESRRAGLDTALVLGLIQVESNFRRFAISRVGARGYMQVMPFWLRLIGDGDGDAGRLFRMQTNLRFGCVILRHYLDRERGDLYLALGRYNGSRGKPHYPNAVLAAQRKWLYSDAPAAR, from the coding sequence ATGCAGCGACGCGCTGGGCTGCAGGCCTTGCTGGCCGCCGCCGGGCTGTTGCTGCTGCCGTCGCGTGCCCGTGCCGGCAGCCAGATCGAGGAGCCGCTGGCCGACTCGGTGCGCACGGCCCTGAGTGCGGCCATCGCCAATACCGCGCCGCCGGTGCCCGAATTCACGGACACGGAAACGCGCCTGGCCTACCTGCGCTGGCTCGGCGCCATGAGCGATCGCCTCAAGGGCAAAAAGCCGGACTGGCCGGATCGCCGCGACTTCCTGCAGACGGTCTGGTACGAGAGCCGGCGCGCCGGGCTGGACACCGCGCTGGTGCTGGGCCTGATCCAGGTCGAAAGCAATTTCCGCCGGTTCGCCATTTCGCGCGTGGGGGCCCGCGGTTACATGCAGGTCATGCCCTTCTGGCTGCGCCTGATCGGTGACGGCGACGGCGACGCCGGCCGGTTGTTCCGCATGCAGACCAATCTGCGTTTTGGCTGCGTCATCCTGCGCCACTACCTGGACCGGGAGCGGGGCGACCTGTACCTGGCCCTGGGCCGTTACAACGGTTCGCGCGGCAAGCCGCACTATCCGAATGCCGTTCTCGCTGCGCAGCGCAAGTGGTTGTACAGCGATGCGCCTGCGGCGCGTTAG
- the pilB gene encoding type IV-A pilus assembly ATPase PilB, producing the protein MAAVDTAIHRENAPVALPGLGRALILAGKLEQKSAEELFRKASSNRTSFIAELTGSGAVSAADLAHTMSAAFAAPLIDLDAVDTQRLPKELLDPKICHDYRVVVLGKRTNRLVVATADPSDQAAAEKIKFASQMGVDWVIAEYDKLLKLVEVHATSASEAIDNIVGGDIEFDEFTTEAVSDSAESATSEVDDAPVVKFLHKMLIDAIGMRASDLHFEPYEHNYRVRFRIDGELREIASPPVAIKDKLASRIKVISKMDISEKRVPQDGKMKLKVGPERVIDFRVSTLPTLFGEKIVIRILDPNSAKLGIDALGYEPEEKERLLKAISRPYGMILVTGPTGSGKTVSLYTCLNLLNKPGVNIATAEDPSEINLPGVNQVNVNDKAGLTFAAALKSFLRQDPDIIMVGEIRDLETADIAIKAAQTGHLVMSTLHTNDAPTTLTRMRNMGIAPFNIASSVILITAQRLARRLCPNCKAPAEIPKKTMLDAGFQPDELDGSWINYRPVGCSACNNGYKGRVGIYQVMPITEELQRIILRDGSALEIAKQAQAEGVRSLRLSGLHKVKQGLTSLEEVLAVTNE; encoded by the coding sequence ATGGCCGCCGTAGATACCGCCATCCACCGCGAAAATGCTCCCGTTGCCCTGCCCGGACTGGGGCGCGCCCTGATTCTGGCTGGCAAGCTGGAGCAGAAGTCGGCCGAGGAACTGTTCCGCAAGGCGTCCAGCAACCGCACCAGTTTCATCGCCGAACTCACGGGTTCGGGAGCCGTTTCTGCTGCGGATCTGGCCCACACCATGTCAGCGGCATTCGCCGCCCCGCTGATCGACCTGGACGCCGTCGACACACAACGCCTGCCCAAGGAACTGCTGGACCCCAAGATCTGCCATGACTACCGCGTGGTGGTCCTGGGCAAGCGCACCAACCGGCTGGTGGTCGCCACGGCCGACCCCTCTGATCAGGCCGCCGCAGAAAAGATCAAGTTTGCCAGCCAGATGGGCGTGGACTGGGTCATTGCGGAATATGACAAGCTGCTCAAGCTGGTGGAAGTCCACGCCACCTCGGCCTCGGAAGCCATCGACAACATCGTCGGTGGTGATATCGAATTCGACGAGTTCACGACCGAGGCCGTGAGCGACAGCGCCGAGTCCGCCACTTCCGAGGTGGACGACGCGCCGGTCGTCAAGTTCCTGCACAAGATGCTGATCGATGCCATCGGCATGCGCGCTTCGGACCTGCATTTCGAGCCCTACGAGCACAACTACCGGGTGCGTTTCCGCATCGACGGCGAACTGCGCGAGATCGCCTCGCCGCCCGTGGCCATCAAGGACAAGCTGGCCTCGCGCATCAAGGTCATCTCGAAGATGGACATCTCCGAGAAGCGGGTGCCGCAAGACGGCAAGATGAAGCTCAAGGTCGGCCCCGAACGCGTCATCGATTTCCGGGTCAGCACGCTGCCCACGCTGTTCGGTGAAAAGATCGTGATCCGTATCCTGGACCCGAACAGCGCCAAGCTGGGCATCGATGCGCTGGGCTACGAACCGGAAGAAAAAGAACGGCTGCTCAAGGCCATCAGCCGTCCCTACGGGATGATCCTGGTCACCGGCCCCACCGGCTCGGGCAAGACGGTGTCGCTGTACACCTGTCTGAATCTGCTGAACAAGCCGGGGGTGAACATCGCCACGGCCGAGGACCCGTCCGAAATCAACCTGCCGGGCGTGAACCAGGTCAACGTCAACGACAAGGCCGGCCTGACCTTCGCCGCCGCGCTCAAATCCTTCCTGCGCCAGGATCCCGACATCATCATGGTCGGCGAAATCCGCGACCTGGAGACCGCCGACATCGCCATCAAGGCGGCCCAGACCGGTCACCTGGTGATGTCCACGCTGCACACCAATGACGCGCCCACCACCCTCACGCGCATGCGCAATATGGGGATCGCCCCGTTCAACATTGCCTCCAGCGTGATCCTGATCACGGCGCAGCGTCTGGCGCGCCGCCTGTGCCCGAACTGCAAGGCACCGGCCGAGATCCCCAAGAAGACGATGCTCGATGCGGGCTTCCAGCCGGACGAGCTGGACGGCTCCTGGATCAACTACCGCCCGGTCGGCTGTTCCGCCTGCAACAACGGCTACAAGGGACGTGTGGGCATCTACCAGGTCATGCCGATCACCGAGGAGCTGCAGCGCATCATCCTGCGTGATGGCTCCGCCCTGGAAATCGCCAAGCAGGCGCAGGCCGAGGGGGTGCGCTCGCTGCGCCTGTCCGGCCTGCACAAGGTCAAGCAGGGCCTGACTTCGCTCGAAGAAGTCCTGGCCGTCACCAACGAATAA
- the rplU gene encoding 50S ribosomal protein L21 — protein sequence MYAVIKTGGKQYRVAAGEKIKVEQIAADVGQEIVIDQVLAVGNGAELKVGTPLVSGATVKATVVAHGKHDKVRIFKMRRRKHYQKRQGHRQQFTELQIGAISA from the coding sequence ATGTACGCGGTCATAAAAACCGGTGGCAAACAGTATCGTGTTGCTGCTGGCGAAAAAATTAAAGTAGAACAGATTGCTGCGGACGTAGGCCAGGAGATCGTCATCGACCAGGTTCTGGCAGTCGGCAACGGCGCTGAACTCAAGGTCGGTACACCCCTGGTGTCCGGCGCGACTGTCAAAGCCACGGTCGTGGCTCACGGCAAGCACGACAAGGTTCGCATCTTCAAGATGCGCCGTCGCAAGCACTATCAGAAACGTCAAGGGCACCGCCAGCAGTTCACCGAACTGCAAATCGGCGCCATCTCCGCATAA
- a CDS encoding proline--tRNA ligase yields MKASQFLISTLKEAPADAEVVSHKLMMRAGMIKKLGAGIYNYMPMGLRVIRKVEAIVREEMNRAGAVELTMPVVQPAELWQETGRFAKMGPELLRIKDRHDRDFVIQPTSEEVVTDIARQEIKSYKQLPKNLYQIQTKFRDERRPRFGLMRGREFIMKDAYSFDRNQVAAKASYQVMAQAYRKIFDRFGLTYRAVAADSGAIGGDLSEEFQVIAATGEDAIVYCPGSDYAANIEKAEALAPQAPRPAAAQAMQKVATPGKSTCPEVAELLGLPLARTVKSIVLATDEITDKEEIGKTSVWLLLLRGDHDMNEVKVGKLPGMEGGFRFATEVEIVEHFGSKPGYLGPVGLKKPVRVVADREVVVMADWVCGANEAGFHSTGVNWGRDLPEPDLVADIRNVVAGDLSPDGKGALAIERGIEVGHVFYLGTKYSRAMNATFLDENGKPQFMEMGCYGIGITRLPAAAIEQNHDDKGIIWPDSIAPFTVVICPINPDRSPEVKAASEQLYAECMAAGLDVILDDRGERPGAMFADWELIGVPHRVTIGDRTLKEGKVEYQHRRDAAATPLPLAEVTALLKSRLGA; encoded by the coding sequence ATGAAAGCCTCCCAATTTCTCATCTCCACCCTCAAGGAAGCACCGGCCGACGCCGAGGTGGTGAGCCACAAGCTCATGATGCGCGCCGGCATGATCAAGAAGCTGGGCGCCGGCATCTACAACTACATGCCCATGGGCCTGCGCGTGATCCGCAAGGTGGAGGCCATCGTGCGCGAGGAGATGAACCGCGCCGGCGCCGTGGAGCTCACCATGCCTGTGGTGCAGCCCGCCGAGCTGTGGCAGGAGACGGGCCGCTTTGCCAAGATGGGGCCCGAGCTGCTGCGCATCAAGGACAGGCACGACCGCGACTTCGTCATCCAGCCCACCAGCGAAGAGGTGGTGACCGACATCGCGCGCCAGGAGATCAAGAGCTACAAACAGCTGCCCAAGAACCTGTACCAGATCCAGACCAAGTTCCGCGACGAGCGCCGTCCGCGTTTCGGCCTGATGCGCGGGCGCGAGTTCATCATGAAGGACGCTTACAGCTTCGACCGTAACCAGGTCGCGGCCAAGGCCAGCTACCAGGTCATGGCCCAGGCCTATCGCAAGATCTTCGACCGTTTCGGCCTCACCTACCGTGCCGTGGCGGCCGACAGCGGCGCCATCGGTGGTGACCTGAGCGAGGAGTTCCAGGTGATCGCCGCCACCGGCGAGGACGCCATCGTCTACTGCCCGGGCAGCGACTACGCGGCCAACATCGAGAAGGCCGAAGCCCTGGCGCCGCAAGCGCCACGTCCAGCCGCTGCTCAGGCCATGCAGAAGGTGGCCACGCCGGGCAAGAGCACCTGCCCCGAGGTGGCGGAGCTGCTGGGCCTGCCGCTGGCGCGTACCGTCAAGTCCATCGTGCTGGCCACCGACGAAATCACCGACAAGGAAGAAATCGGCAAGACCAGCGTCTGGTTGCTGCTGCTGCGCGGCGACCACGACATGAACGAAGTCAAGGTCGGCAAGCTGCCGGGCATGGAAGGCGGCTTCCGTTTTGCCACCGAGGTCGAGATCGTCGAGCACTTCGGCAGCAAGCCGGGTTACCTGGGGCCCGTGGGCCTGAAGAAGCCGGTCCGTGTGGTGGCCGACCGCGAGGTGGTGGTCATGGCCGACTGGGTCTGCGGCGCCAACGAGGCGGGTTTCCACAGCACCGGCGTCAACTGGGGCCGCGACCTGCCCGAGCCCGATCTCGTGGCCGACATCCGCAACGTGGTGGCCGGTGACCTCTCGCCCGACGGCAAGGGTGCGCTGGCCATCGAGCGCGGCATCGAGGTGGGTCATGTGTTCTACCTCGGCACCAAGTACAGCCGCGCCATGAACGCCACCTTCCTCGACGAGAACGGCAAGCCGCAGTTCATGGAGATGGGCTGCTACGGCATCGGCATCACGCGCCTGCCGGCCGCCGCCATCGAGCAGAACCACGACGACAAGGGCATCATCTGGCCCGACAGCATCGCCCCCTTCACCGTGGTGATCTGCCCCATCAACCCGGATCGCAGCCCCGAGGTGAAGGCCGCCTCGGAGCAACTCTACGCCGAGTGCATGGCCGCCGGCCTGGACGTGATCCTGGACGACCGTGGCGAGCGCCCCGGCGCGATGTTTGCCGACTGGGAGCTCATCGGCGTGCCGCACCGTGTCACCATCGGTGACCGCACGCTCAAGGAGGGCAAGGTCGAGTACCAGCACCGCCGCGACGCGGCCGCCACCCCGCTGCCCCTTGCCGAAGTCACCGCACTGCTGAAGTCCAGGCTCGGCGCCTGA
- the proB gene encoding glutamate 5-kinase: MRAARRIVVKVGSSLVTNEGRGLDEAAIEEWSRQISVLIREGREVIMVSSGAIAEGMKRLGWTSRPKEIHELQAAAAVGQMGLAQMYETRLRAHGLGSAQVLLTHADLADRERYLNARSTLLTLIQLGVVPVINENDTVVTDEIKFGDNDTLGALVANLVEADALIILTDQKGLYTADPRKDPAAQFVHEAQAGDPALEAMAGGAGSSLGKGGMITKILAAKRAAGSGASTVIAWGREPDALVRLVQGESIGTLLVAQTAKTQARKQWMADHLQLRGAVVVDAGAARKLVEEGKSLLPIGMTAVEGEFSRGEVIAVRDEQGAEIARGLANYASSEARLLCRKPSGEFEKLLGYIAEPEMVHRDNLVLMR; encoded by the coding sequence ATGCGCGCCGCCCGGCGCATCGTGGTCAAGGTCGGCTCCAGCCTCGTCACCAACGAAGGGCGCGGGCTGGACGAAGCCGCCATCGAGGAGTGGAGCCGCCAGATTTCCGTCCTTATTCGTGAGGGGCGCGAGGTCATCATGGTTTCCAGCGGCGCCATCGCCGAAGGCATGAAGCGCCTGGGCTGGACCAGCCGTCCCAAGGAAATCCACGAACTGCAGGCCGCTGCCGCCGTCGGCCAGATGGGCCTGGCGCAGATGTACGAGACGCGCCTGCGTGCGCACGGCCTGGGCAGCGCCCAGGTGCTGCTTACGCACGCCGACTTGGCCGACCGCGAGCGCTACCTCAATGCCCGCTCCACGCTGCTGACCCTGATCCAGCTGGGCGTGGTGCCGGTCATCAACGAAAACGACACCGTCGTCACGGACGAAATCAAGTTCGGCGACAACGACACCCTGGGCGCCCTGGTGGCCAACTTGGTCGAGGCCGATGCCCTCATCATCCTGACCGACCAGAAGGGCCTGTACACGGCCGATCCGCGCAAGGACCCGGCCGCGCAGTTTGTGCACGAGGCCCAGGCCGGCGACCCGGCCCTTGAGGCCATGGCGGGTGGCGCTGGCTCCAGCCTGGGCAAGGGCGGCATGATCACCAAGATCCTGGCGGCCAAGCGCGCCGCCGGCTCGGGCGCTTCCACCGTGATCGCCTGGGGCCGCGAGCCTGATGCGCTGGTGCGCCTGGTGCAGGGCGAATCCATCGGTACCCTGCTGGTGGCGCAGACCGCCAAGACCCAGGCACGCAAACAGTGGATGGCCGACCATCTGCAGCTGCGCGGTGCCGTGGTGGTGGATGCCGGAGCGGCACGCAAGCTGGTGGAAGAGGGCAAGAGCCTGCTGCCGATCGGCATGACGGCCGTGGAAGGCGAGTTTTCCCGAGGCGAGGTGATTGCCGTGCGCGACGAACAGGGCGCCGAGATCGCCCGCGGCCTGGCCAACTACGCCAGTTCCGAGGCGCGTCTGTTGTGTCGCAAGCCCTCGGGCGAGTTCGAGAAACTGCTGGGCTACATCGCCGAGCCCGAGATGGTGCATAGGGACAACCTGGTCCTGATGCGCTAA
- a CDS encoding RNA pyrophosphohydrolase — protein sequence MLDRDGFRPNVGIILLNQKNQVFWGKRIRTHSWQFPQGGIDRGETPEQAMFRELHEEVGLQPEHVRIVARTRDWLRYEVPDRYIRREARGHYKGQKQIWFLLQLTGQDWHLNLRATDHPEFDAWRWNEYWVPLDMVVEFKRGVYEMALTELARFMPRNDQRNRFLRQGHRPREGDHLHHVSTVDGHGMELPPGASFDPDPQSDQASKDRTEPQGQ from the coding sequence ATGCTTGACCGGGACGGCTTTCGGCCCAATGTCGGCATCATCCTGCTCAACCAGAAGAATCAGGTTTTCTGGGGCAAACGCATACGCACCCACTCGTGGCAGTTTCCGCAGGGTGGCATCGACCGGGGCGAAACCCCGGAACAGGCCATGTTCCGCGAGCTGCATGAAGAAGTCGGGCTCCAGCCCGAGCACGTGCGCATCGTGGCCCGGACCCGGGACTGGTTGCGCTACGAGGTGCCGGATCGCTACATCCGACGCGAAGCACGTGGCCACTACAAGGGCCAGAAGCAGATCTGGTTCCTGCTGCAGCTGACGGGCCAGGACTGGCACCTGAACCTGCGTGCCACCGACCACCCCGAGTTCGACGCCTGGCGCTGGAACGAGTACTGGGTGCCGCTGGACATGGTGGTGGAGTTCAAGCGCGGCGTCTACGAAATGGCGTTGACCGAGCTGGCGCGTTTCATGCCCCGCAACGACCAGCGCAACCGTTTCCTGCGCCAGGGCCATCGCCCGCGCGAGGGCGATCACCTGCACCACGTTTCGACGGTCGACGGTCATGGCATGGAACTGCCGCCCGGCGCCAGCTTTGACCCCGACCCGCAATCGGATCAAGCCAGCAAGGATCGCACGGAACCGCAGGGGCAGTAA
- a CDS encoding polyprenyl synthetase family protein, whose translation MREVDRVIAEKLDSGVPLVGQVARYIISAGGKRLRPALLLMACGALGYRGEQRYNLAAVVEFIHTATLLHDDVVDDSTLRRGNATANETFGNPASVLVGDFLYSRAFQMMVDAQSMRIMQVLADATNVIAEGEVQQLMNMHNADLDEAGYLQVIRSKTAKLFEASARCGAILAGAETPLEEACAEYGQALGTAFQVIDDVLDYAGDATVMGKSLGDDLREGKATLPLIAAMQRGTDPERKLIRDAIEHGSVEELDQVIAIVRRTGALDVSRQAAAREAERAVAAAQCLPAGPHAASLIQLASQLLARQS comes from the coding sequence ATGCGAGAGGTGGACCGTGTCATTGCCGAAAAGCTGGATTCCGGGGTCCCTCTGGTGGGCCAGGTGGCGCGCTACATCATCAGCGCCGGCGGCAAGCGCCTGCGCCCGGCCCTGCTGCTGATGGCCTGTGGCGCCCTGGGCTACCGTGGTGAGCAGCGCTACAACCTGGCGGCCGTGGTCGAGTTCATCCACACGGCCACCCTGCTGCACGACGACGTGGTGGACGATTCCACCCTGCGCCGCGGCAACGCCACGGCCAACGAGACCTTTGGCAACCCTGCCAGCGTGCTGGTGGGCGACTTTCTCTATTCGCGCGCCTTCCAGATGATGGTGGACGCACAGAGCATGCGCATCATGCAAGTGCTGGCCGACGCCACCAACGTCATCGCCGAAGGGGAGGTACAACAGCTCATGAACATGCACAACGCCGACCTGGACGAGGCCGGTTACTTGCAGGTCATCCGCTCCAAGACGGCCAAGCTGTTCGAGGCCAGCGCCCGCTGCGGCGCCATCCTGGCGGGGGCCGAGACCCCCCTGGAAGAGGCCTGCGCCGAATACGGCCAGGCACTGGGCACGGCTTTCCAGGTCATCGACGATGTGCTGGACTATGCCGGTGATGCCACGGTGATGGGCAAGAGCCTGGGGGACGATCTGCGCGAGGGCAAGGCGACCTTGCCGCTGATCGCCGCCATGCAGCGCGGCACGGACCCGGAGCGCAAGCTGATCCGCGACGCCATCGAACACGGCTCCGTGGAGGAACTGGACCAGGTGATCGCCATCGTGCGGCGCACCGGGGCGCTGGACGTGTCACGCCAGGCCGCTGCCCGCGAAGCAGAGCGCGCCGTTGCGGCAGCGCAGTGCCTGCCCGCCGGACCCCATGCCGCCAGTTTGATACAATTGGCGTCTCAGCTGCTGGCGCGTCAGTCTTGA